From the Patescibacteria group bacterium genome, one window contains:
- a CDS encoding FAD-dependent oxidoreductase, translated as MYDLIIIGSGVAGCGAAIYARRFEMQTLVIGDAEGGTITLTHLVENYPGSKSLSGFQLAQNLLDHAKGLGADFRSTRVESVEKIPQGFRVKTKQEVFEAKTIILATGTEHRKLEVPGSAEFEHKGVSYCATCDAPFYKGKTVALVGGSDSAVKESLIAAEHAAKVWILYRGKNLGAEPINLRRLDSKKNIETKCCVNVVEIFGQEKVEGVKLDSGEKIKLDGIFIEIGRLPRNELAKKLGITLNEKGEIKIDRFARTNIAGVFAAGDVTDADWKQAITGVAEGAHAANQAFEFLQK; from the coding sequence ATGTACGACTTGATCATCATCGGCAGTGGAGTCGCTGGTTGCGGCGCGGCGATTTATGCGCGCCGTTTTGAGATGCAGACTCTGGTCATCGGCGACGCCGAGGGCGGGACCATCACGCTCACGCATCTCGTTGAGAATTATCCCGGGTCCAAAAGTTTAAGCGGATTTCAGCTCGCCCAAAATCTGCTCGACCACGCCAAAGGTTTAGGGGCGGATTTTCGCAGTACGCGCGTCGAATCAGTCGAAAAAATCCCGCAGGGTTTTCGCGTCAAAACTAAACAGGAAGTGTTCGAAGCAAAAACAATTATTCTCGCGACCGGCACCGAGCATCGCAAGCTGGAAGTCCCCGGCTCGGCGGAATTCGAACACAAAGGCGTGAGCTATTGCGCGACCTGCGATGCACCTTTTTACAAAGGCAAAACCGTCGCCCTCGTCGGCGGAAGCGACTCAGCGGTGAAGGAAAGTTTGATTGCCGCAGAACACGCAGCAAAAGTTTGGATCTTGTACCGCGGAAAAAATCTAGGCGCCGAACCGATTAATTTGCGCCGACTCGATTCGAAAAAAAATATCGAAACCAAGTGTTGTGTGAATGTTGTTGAAATTTTCGGGCAAGAAAAAGTCGAAGGGGTGAAATTGGACTCAGGCGAAAAAATAAAACTTGACGGCATTTTCATCGAGATCGGACGACTCCCGCGCAATGAGCTCGCGAAAAAATTAGGCATCACCTTGAACGAAAAAGGTGAAATCAAAATTGATCGTTTCGCCCGTACGAATATCGCCGGGGTTTTCGCAGCAGGCGATGTCACCGATGCTGATTGGAAACAGGCCATCACCGGTGTCGCCGAAGGCGCGCACGCCGCCAACCAGGCTTTTGAATTTTTACAAAAATAG